A genomic region of Neisseria cinerea contains the following coding sequences:
- the trkA gene encoding Trk system potassium transporter TrkA has protein sequence MKILILGSGQVGSTIAQNLAATPSNDVTVIDIDEKALQKINGRLDVQTVVGNGASPLTLERAGAADADLLLALTRNDETNIVACKVAADLFNIPGRIARVRSSEYIEYSNPKIEENENGSLSIFGITETISPEQLVTEQLAGLLNYTSALQVLNFADDKVRMVIVQARQGGLLVNREIADITQHLPENADCQICAIYRNNRLIVPMPQTVIIEGDEILFAAATDSVNTIMRELRPKEARTRRIMIAGGGNIGYRLAKQLESKYDIKIIEYNPRRAEWIAENLDNTLVLQGSATDETLLDDEYIDEIDVFCALTNDDENNIMSSLLAKNLGAKRVVTIVNRSSYVNLLEGNKIDIVVSPHLITIGSILAHIRRGDIVAVHPLRRGTAEAIEAVVHGDTSTSAIVGRRITDIKWPSGCHIAAIVRAETGEVVMGHHTETCIQDGDHIIFFVSRRRVLKELEKLIQVKMGFFG, from the coding sequence GTGAAAATCCTTATCCTAGGCAGCGGTCAGGTTGGTTCGACCATTGCACAAAACCTTGCCGCCACTCCCAGCAACGACGTTACCGTCATCGATATTGATGAAAAAGCCCTGCAGAAAATCAACGGCCGGCTTGATGTCCAAACCGTCGTCGGCAACGGAGCATCCCCCCTTACCCTCGAACGTGCCGGAGCGGCGGATGCCGACCTGCTGCTTGCACTGACACGGAATGACGAGACTAATATCGTTGCCTGCAAAGTTGCCGCCGACCTGTTCAATATCCCAGGTCGTATTGCCCGTGTCCGCTCCAGCGAATATATTGAATACAGCAATCCGAAAATCGAAGAAAACGAAAACGGCAGCCTCTCCATATTCGGCATTACGGAAACCATCAGCCCTGAACAACTCGTTACCGAACAGCTCGCCGGCCTTTTAAATTACACCAGCGCATTACAGGTTCTCAATTTTGCCGACGACAAAGTCCGCATGGTCATCGTGCAGGCACGTCAGGGCGGGCTGCTCGTCAACCGCGAAATTGCCGACATCACACAACACCTGCCCGAAAACGCCGACTGTCAAATCTGCGCCATCTACCGCAACAACCGACTTATCGTCCCCATGCCGCAAACCGTCATTATCGAAGGAGACGAAATCCTGTTTGCCGCAGCAACCGACAGCGTCAACACCATCATGCGCGAACTTCGCCCCAAAGAAGCCCGTACCCGCCGCATTATGATTGCCGGCGGCGGCAATATCGGTTACCGCCTAGCCAAACAGCTTGAATCCAAGTACGACATCAAGATTATCGAATATAACCCCCGGCGCGCCGAATGGATAGCCGAAAACCTCGACAACACATTAGTCCTGCAAGGATCAGCAACCGATGAAACCCTGCTTGACGACGAATATATCGACGAAATAGACGTCTTCTGCGCCCTCACCAACGATGATGAAAACAACATCATGTCCAGCCTCTTGGCAAAAAACCTCGGTGCAAAACGCGTCGTTACCATCGTCAACCGCTCAAGCTATGTCAACCTGCTTGAGGGCAATAAAATCGATATCGTCGTCTCACCCCACCTCATCACCATCGGTTCGATACTCGCCCATATACGCCGGGGCGACATTGTTGCCGTCCACCCCCTGAGACGCGGTACGGCTGAAGCAATCGAAGCCGTCGTTCACGGCGATACTTCCACCTCTGCCATTGTCGGCAGAAGGATTACCGATATCAAATGGCCGAGCGGCTGCCATATCGCCGCCATCGTCCGCGCCGAAACCGGCGAAGTCGTTATGGGGCATCACACCGAGACCTGCATTCAAGACGGAGACCACATCATCTTCTTTGTTTCTCGCCGGCGCGTATTGAAGGAACTTGAAAAGCTCATCCAGGTCAAAATGGGTTTTTTTGGCTAA